A DNA window from Onthophagus taurus isolate NC chromosome 1, IU_Otau_3.0, whole genome shotgun sequence contains the following coding sequences:
- the LOC111421693 gene encoding partitioning defective 3 homolog isoform X4, with product MFDSCQSTNAGPKCAEVAEKIVQIFGWRHTYNVEKLQRNVPDRDTTRISITRPTIEYLKADVSSSKGPDSWVSVHNLQSQGGGILDPDDRLSDVVDDREQILASFEDGDGAHHHGGGDGASGSSVGTGSPDIFHDGDHKYPPYPRTDIEVTGEQIASGGNGALQVRRGSEPALNQLPVGPPPSTDHTKRWSAAPLILEPPNVSYSGEWVEDSREDEEDQGFKRVARDGSNRLSMQFLGEGMGYRWAEAAERAASARSHTSLPRETKRKEPLGQANSTSPVLNADEKSEVIIIRNELGPLGIHVVPDYDKSGKDRGLLVQGIEPGGRIDRDGRLAVYDRIIEINGQNLLNMPFQRVQELFKLSLTSTELRLRVIRNNNSSENIRKPPPPVYPRFPDDKENVLVECEQKRYIPETTNTKVATVSPTKKLPAVQRNLKSLLQANTRKIGRKIEIDLIKGPHGLGFSITTRDNPAGGNCPIYIKNIISKGAAIEDGRLKIGDRLLEVNGVEMTGKSQAEAVAVLRNAPTGSKVTIVVSRQQDVTDMNLPRIIGVDECPEKEEEVGEGRRESNTPPTIPPLPQGHIQNRNTPEKSGVAKIISQFQDNVNPPEKVDESSQFPWKHKEILTFNIPVHDSEKAGLGISVKGKTSGSQDLGIFIKSVINGGAASRDKRLRTNDQLLNVNGVSLLQQTNSDAMETLRKAMCHTEGPVPGNITLTIARRASSPGPNRNTNHPSSENLQSHESDPSLTDHSNASSGSTGTVIFNPNKSPPGKQHQIIQPLSPLHTWNPVLERLTGNKNQQQQLRNESYYRATHDTWNATMFNDHLSPNITTTSLSLPNSEPILIEDEYGTRVLPHQISRTKITLPTTSTTTNIESRNEHEPDGKASLSGSTCDKSTESSSQVACTDATYASQLSLENPAGFSRDAFGRQSMSEKRHATLDAKNTDTYQRSKKMREERDKNKGHENADKLGQLGPSLGMKKSSSLESLQTMVQEIQMKEEGDPAYSFRGPNGALKVLRGRGCEERFRAAVAVDPNHRSEISAKKHWLVDPPVEEREIDGFTNVRGGPRQSSLNAALDAKHKAVKKKPGILKGIGSMFRFGKHRKMEPEVPQHYHQTGEFEEAQKSTEQLNESSNSTQHSQGSDSKSQNERVERVEPLYQKHGFVHHHAEQVQVIPEGSAVPSGRYSNQSTDQNQNRSKGHHHHHHHHRQGSRHGYYSSDERENHYEQVYRRRNEPNFNEYGRPGSRSGITESSVPFTHYVNYNELQSRISRKEQLSESQIVQMRLQVQQQRLKVEEESRKQHQYHSQRQPRDNQLRPISNFYEYESIQTVLNSRTRTTAAPNQAAYHAPPPYQDTNSNNSLPRQQPVQGRNVTRQQYQNNHQHRGPFVTQVTIGEHQQNGTKV from the exons ATGTTCGATAGTTGTCAATCAACGAATGCCGGTCCGAAATGTGCAGAAGTTGCGGAAAAGATCGTACAAATCTTCGGGTGGAGACACACCTATAACGTGGAGAAATTGCAAAGGAACGTTCCCGATAGAGACACAACTAGAATTTCTATCACTCGCCCCACCATTGAATATCTAAAAGCAGACGTATCTTCTTCAAAG gGCCCGGACTCTTGGGTTTCGGTGCATAATCTCCAATCGCAAGGTGGTGGAATTTTGGATCCAGACGATCGTTTGAGTGATGTTGTGGACGATAGGGAACAAATTTTAGCTAGCTTTGAAGATGGAGATGGGGCACATCATCACGGGGGTGGTGATGGAGCCAGCGGAAGTAGTGTTGGAACTGGGAGTCCCGATATATTCCACGATGGGGATCATAAATACCCTCCATATCCAAGAACTGATATAGAAGTAACTGGTGAACAAATAGCTTCCGGAGGAAATGGTGCTCTTCAAGTTCGGAGAGGTAGTGAACCGGCGTTAAATCAACTTCCAGTTGGTCCACCTCCCTCTACCGATCACACCAAACGGTGGAGTGCGGCTCCGTTAATTTTAGAACCTCCAAATGTAAGTTATAGTGGAGAATGGGTTGAAGATTCACGGGAGGATGAAGAGGATCAAGGATTTAAACGAGTTGCTAGGGATGGAAGTAATAGATTATCCATGCAATTTTTGGGGGAAGGAATGGG aTATAGATGGGCTGAAGCTGCAGAAAGAGCTGCCTCAGCAAGATCGCATACTTCGCTGCCTAGAGAAACCAAAAGAAAAGAACCGTTAGGTCAAGCAAATTCCACTAGTCCAGTTTTAAATGCTGATGAGAA GAGTGAAGTGATTATTATAAGAAATGAACTGGGACCTTTAGGAATTCACGTAGTCCCTGATTACGATAAATCGGGCAAAGATCGCGGATTACTCGTTCAAGGAATCGAACCTGGTGGACGAATAGATAGAGATGGAAGATTAGCTGTTTATGATCGGATCATTGAAATTAACGgccaaaatttattgaatatgcCATTTCAAAG ggtGCAAGAATTATTTAAGTTATCTCTGACCTCAACAGAGTTGAGATTAAGGGTGATACGAAACAATAATTCCTCAGAAAACATTCGAAAACCTCCTCCTCCTGTTTACCCAAGGTTTCCAGATGACAAAGAAAACGTGTTGGTTGAGTGCGAACAGAAAC GTTACATTCCAGAGACTACAAACACCAAAGTAGCAACTGTTTCGCCTACAAAGAAGCTTCCTGCTGttcaaagaaatttaaaatctttgcTTCAAGCAAACACTAGAAAAATTGgtagaaaaattgaaatcgatttaattaaagGTCCACATGGATTAGGTTTTAGTATAACAACGCGAGATAATCCCGCTGGTGGGAATTGTcctatttatataaaaaatattatttcaaag ggTGCAGCTATTGAAGACGGTCGATTAAAAATCGGCGATCGTTTATTAGAAGTAAACGGCGTCGAAATGACCGGAAAAAGTCAAGCGGAAGCTGTGGCAGTTTTAAGAAACGCACCAACAGGAAGTAAAGTAACAATCGTAGTATCAAGACAACAAGACGTAACAGACATGAATTTACCCCGAATTATT GGTGTAGATGAGTGTCCTGAAAAAGAAGAGGAGGTTGGTGAGGGAAGAAGGGAAAGTAACACGCCCCCTACAATCCCTCCGTTGCCTCAGGGTCACATACAAAATCGCAACACCCCAGAGAAATCGGGGGTTGccaaaatcatatctcaatttCAAGATAATGTGAAT CCGCCAGAGAAAGTGGACGAAAGTTCGCAATTTCCTTGGAAAcacaaagaaattttaactttcaacattCCCGTTCATGATTCTGAAAAAGCTGGATTAGGAATAAGTGTGAAGGGAAAAACAAGTGGCTCCCAAGATTtaggtatttttattaaaagtgtcATTAATGGTGGAGCCGCGTCTAGGGATAAAAGACTGAGGACAAACGATCAATTGCTTAACGTAAATGGGGTTTCTTTGTTGCAACAAACTAACAGCGATGCAATGGAAACTTTACGAAAAGCGATGTGTCATACGGAAGGACCCGTTCCTGGTAATATTACTTTAACTATAGCTAGAAGAGCTTCATCACCTGGACCTAATCGCAATACAAATCATCCATCAAGCGAAAATTTACAATCGCACGAAAGCGATCCTTCATTAACTGATCATTCTAATGCGAGTTCAGGTTCGACTGGTACGGTTATTTTTAATCCTAATAAATCACCTCCAGGGAAACAACATCAAATTATTCAACCGCTTAGTCCTTTGCATACTTGGAATCCCGTTTTGGAGAGATTAACTGGAAATAAAAACCAACAACAACAACTTAGAAATGAAAGTTATTATAGGGCCACACATGATACATGGAATGCAACTATGTTTAATGATCATCTTTCACCCAACATTACAACTACTTCGCTTAGTTTACCGAATTCTGAACCGATTTTAATTGAAGATGAATATGGAACTAGGGTTTTACCTCATCAAATATCaag aacaaaaattacattacCCACTACAAGCACAACAACTAACATTGAAAGCCGAAATGAACATGAACCTGATGGAAAAGCTAGTTTATCTGGATCAACTTGCGATAAAAGTACTGAATCTTCATCACAAGTAGCTTGTACTGATGCAACTTATGCGAGTCAATTATCGTTAGAAAATCCGGCTGGTTTTTCAAGAGACGCTTTTGGTAGGCAAAGCATGTCAGAGAAAAGACACGCAACTTTAGACGCTAAAAACACCGATACTTATCAAAGAAGTAAGAAGATGCGGGAAGAAAGGGACAAAAATAAAGGACATGAAA ACGCTGATAAATTGGGACAATTAGGCCCATCACTTGGAAtgaaaaaatcatcaagtttAGAATCGTTACAAACGATGGTTCAAGAAATTCAAATGAAAGAAGAAGGAGATCCAGCTTATAGCTTTAGAGGTCCTAATGGTGCTTTAAAAGTTCTTAGAGGTCGTGGATGTGAAGAAAGGTTCAGAGCCGCCGTTGCAGTTGATCCAAATCATCGTAGTGAAATAt CTGCGAAAAAACATTGGTTAGTTGATCCACCGGTTGAGGAACGTGAAATCGATGGATTTACTAACGTAAGAGGAGGTCCAAGACAATCTTCATTAAACGCTGCTCTCGACGCAAAACATAAAGCGGTGAAAAAGAAGCCTGGTATTCTGAAAGGAATTGGTTCGATGTTTCGTTTCGGAAAACATCGAAAAATGGAACCGGAAGTTCCCCAGCATTATCATCAAACCGGGGAATTTGAGGAGGCGCAAAAATCCACGGAGCAATTAAACGAATCTTCGAATTCCACACAACATTCGCAAGGGAGTGATAGTAAAAGTCAAAATGAGAGAGTTGAACGTGTTGAACCTTTATATCAAAAACATGGGTTTGTTCATCATCATGCAGAACAAGTACAg GTAATTCCTGAAGGTTCTGCCGTCCCATCTGGAAGATATAGCAACCAATCTACagatcaaaatcaaaatcgtTCGAAAGGACATCACCACcaccatcatcatcatcgtcAAGGATCGAGACATGGTTACTATTCTTCAGATGAAAGGGAGAATCACTACGAGCAGGTATACCGAAGA AGAAATGAACCCAATTTCAACGAATATGGCAGACCAGGAAGTAGATCAGGAATAACGGAATCCTCAGTACCTTTCACGCATTACGTTAATTACAATGAGCTACAAAGCAGGATAAG CCGAAAAGAACAGTTATCTGAAAGTCAAATTGTGCAGATGCGCCTTCAGGTGCAACAGCAGAGGTTAAAGGTGGAGGAAGAAAG tcGGAAACAACATCAATATCATTCGCAAAGACAACCAAGGGATAATCAACTAAGACCTATATCGAATTTTTACGAATACGAGAGTATTCAAACGGTGCTAAATTCTCGAACTAGGACAACGGCGGCTCCGAATCAAGCCGCTTATCATGCTCCACCTCCTTACCAGGACACGAATTCGAATAATTCATTGCCGCGACAGCAACCCGTGCAAGGTAGAAACGTAACGAGGCAGCAATATCAAAATAACCACCAACATCGGGGACCCTTTGTAACGCAAGTTACTATTGGGGAACATCAACAAAACGGAACTAAAGTATAA
- the LOC111421693 gene encoding partitioning defective 3 homolog isoform X2, with product MFDSCQSTNAGPKCAEVAEKIVQIFGWRHTYNVEKLQRNVPDRDTTRISITRPTIEYLKADVSSSKGPDSWVSVHNLQSQGGGILDPDDRLSDVVDDREQILASFEDGDGAHHHGGGDGASGSSVGTGSPDIFHDGDHKYPPYPRTDIEVTGEQIASGGNGALQVRRGSEPALNQLPVGPPPSTDHTKRWSAAPLILEPPNVSYSGEWVEDSREDEEDQGFKRVARDGSNRLSMQFLGEGMGYRWAEAAERAASARSHTSLPRETKRKEPLGQANSTSPVLNADEKSEVIIIRNELGPLGIHVVPDYDKSGKDRGLLVQGIEPGGRIDRDGRLAVYDRIIEINGQNLLNMPFQRVQELFKLSLTSTELRLRVIRNNNSSENIRKPPPPVYPRFPDDKENVLVECEQKQTTNTKVATVSPTKKLPAVQRNLKSLLQANTRKIGRKIEIDLIKGPHGLGFSITTRDNPAGGNCPIYIKNIISKGAAIEDGRLKIGDRLLEVNGVEMTGKSQAEAVAVLRNAPTGSKVTIVVSRQQDVTDMNLPRIIGVDECPEKEEEVGEGRRESNTPPTIPPLPQGHIQNRNTPEKSGVAKIISQFQDNVNPPEKVDESSQFPWKHKEILTFNIPVHDSEKAGLGISVKGKTSGSQDLGIFIKSVINGGAASRDKRLRTNDQLLNVNGVSLLQQTNSDAMETLRKAMCHTEGPVPGNITLTIARRASSPGPNRNTNHPSSENLQSHESDPSLTDHSNASSGSTGTVIFNPNKSPPGKQHQIIQPLSPLHTWNPVLERLTGNKNQQQQLRNESYYRATHDTWNATMFNDHLSPNITTTSLSLPNSEPILIEDEYGTRVLPHQISRTKITLPTTSTTTNIESRNEHEPDGKASLSGSTCDKSTESSSQVACTDATYASQLSLENPAGFSRDAFGRQSMSEKRHATLDAKNTDTYQRSKKMREERDKNKGHETNLVRVGSVESVISVNRSHEHPEYADKLGQLGPSLGMKKSSSLESLQTMVQEIQMKEEGDPAYSFRGPNGALKVLRGRGCEERFRAAVAVDPNHRSEISAKKHWLVDPPVEEREIDGFTNVRGGPRQSSLNAALDAKHKAVKKKPGILKGIGSMFRFGKHRKMEPEVPQHYHQTGEFEEAQKSTEQLNESSNSTQHSQGSDSKSQNERVERVEPLYQKHGFVHHHAEQVQVIPEGSAVPSGRYSNQSTDQNQNRSKGHHHHHHHHRQGSRHGYYSSDERENHYEQVYRRRNEPNFNEYGRPGSRSGITESSVPFTHYVNYNELQSRISRKEQLSESQIVQMRLQVQQQRLKVEEESRKQHQYHSQRQPRDNQLRPISNFYEYESIQTVLNSRTRTTAAPNQAAYHAPPPYQDTNSNNSLPRQQPVQGRNVTRQQYQNNHQHRGPFVTQVTIGEHQQNGTKV from the exons ATGTTCGATAGTTGTCAATCAACGAATGCCGGTCCGAAATGTGCAGAAGTTGCGGAAAAGATCGTACAAATCTTCGGGTGGAGACACACCTATAACGTGGAGAAATTGCAAAGGAACGTTCCCGATAGAGACACAACTAGAATTTCTATCACTCGCCCCACCATTGAATATCTAAAAGCAGACGTATCTTCTTCAAAG gGCCCGGACTCTTGGGTTTCGGTGCATAATCTCCAATCGCAAGGTGGTGGAATTTTGGATCCAGACGATCGTTTGAGTGATGTTGTGGACGATAGGGAACAAATTTTAGCTAGCTTTGAAGATGGAGATGGGGCACATCATCACGGGGGTGGTGATGGAGCCAGCGGAAGTAGTGTTGGAACTGGGAGTCCCGATATATTCCACGATGGGGATCATAAATACCCTCCATATCCAAGAACTGATATAGAAGTAACTGGTGAACAAATAGCTTCCGGAGGAAATGGTGCTCTTCAAGTTCGGAGAGGTAGTGAACCGGCGTTAAATCAACTTCCAGTTGGTCCACCTCCCTCTACCGATCACACCAAACGGTGGAGTGCGGCTCCGTTAATTTTAGAACCTCCAAATGTAAGTTATAGTGGAGAATGGGTTGAAGATTCACGGGAGGATGAAGAGGATCAAGGATTTAAACGAGTTGCTAGGGATGGAAGTAATAGATTATCCATGCAATTTTTGGGGGAAGGAATGGG aTATAGATGGGCTGAAGCTGCAGAAAGAGCTGCCTCAGCAAGATCGCATACTTCGCTGCCTAGAGAAACCAAAAGAAAAGAACCGTTAGGTCAAGCAAATTCCACTAGTCCAGTTTTAAATGCTGATGAGAA GAGTGAAGTGATTATTATAAGAAATGAACTGGGACCTTTAGGAATTCACGTAGTCCCTGATTACGATAAATCGGGCAAAGATCGCGGATTACTCGTTCAAGGAATCGAACCTGGTGGACGAATAGATAGAGATGGAAGATTAGCTGTTTATGATCGGATCATTGAAATTAACGgccaaaatttattgaatatgcCATTTCAAAG ggtGCAAGAATTATTTAAGTTATCTCTGACCTCAACAGAGTTGAGATTAAGGGTGATACGAAACAATAATTCCTCAGAAAACATTCGAAAACCTCCTCCTCCTGTTTACCCAAGGTTTCCAGATGACAAAGAAAACGTGTTGGTTGAGTGCGAACAGAAAC AGACTACAAACACCAAAGTAGCAACTGTTTCGCCTACAAAGAAGCTTCCTGCTGttcaaagaaatttaaaatctttgcTTCAAGCAAACACTAGAAAAATTGgtagaaaaattgaaatcgatttaattaaagGTCCACATGGATTAGGTTTTAGTATAACAACGCGAGATAATCCCGCTGGTGGGAATTGTcctatttatataaaaaatattatttcaaag ggTGCAGCTATTGAAGACGGTCGATTAAAAATCGGCGATCGTTTATTAGAAGTAAACGGCGTCGAAATGACCGGAAAAAGTCAAGCGGAAGCTGTGGCAGTTTTAAGAAACGCACCAACAGGAAGTAAAGTAACAATCGTAGTATCAAGACAACAAGACGTAACAGACATGAATTTACCCCGAATTATT GGTGTAGATGAGTGTCCTGAAAAAGAAGAGGAGGTTGGTGAGGGAAGAAGGGAAAGTAACACGCCCCCTACAATCCCTCCGTTGCCTCAGGGTCACATACAAAATCGCAACACCCCAGAGAAATCGGGGGTTGccaaaatcatatctcaatttCAAGATAATGTGAAT CCGCCAGAGAAAGTGGACGAAAGTTCGCAATTTCCTTGGAAAcacaaagaaattttaactttcaacattCCCGTTCATGATTCTGAAAAAGCTGGATTAGGAATAAGTGTGAAGGGAAAAACAAGTGGCTCCCAAGATTtaggtatttttattaaaagtgtcATTAATGGTGGAGCCGCGTCTAGGGATAAAAGACTGAGGACAAACGATCAATTGCTTAACGTAAATGGGGTTTCTTTGTTGCAACAAACTAACAGCGATGCAATGGAAACTTTACGAAAAGCGATGTGTCATACGGAAGGACCCGTTCCTGGTAATATTACTTTAACTATAGCTAGAAGAGCTTCATCACCTGGACCTAATCGCAATACAAATCATCCATCAAGCGAAAATTTACAATCGCACGAAAGCGATCCTTCATTAACTGATCATTCTAATGCGAGTTCAGGTTCGACTGGTACGGTTATTTTTAATCCTAATAAATCACCTCCAGGGAAACAACATCAAATTATTCAACCGCTTAGTCCTTTGCATACTTGGAATCCCGTTTTGGAGAGATTAACTGGAAATAAAAACCAACAACAACAACTTAGAAATGAAAGTTATTATAGGGCCACACATGATACATGGAATGCAACTATGTTTAATGATCATCTTTCACCCAACATTACAACTACTTCGCTTAGTTTACCGAATTCTGAACCGATTTTAATTGAAGATGAATATGGAACTAGGGTTTTACCTCATCAAATATCaag aacaaaaattacattacCCACTACAAGCACAACAACTAACATTGAAAGCCGAAATGAACATGAACCTGATGGAAAAGCTAGTTTATCTGGATCAACTTGCGATAAAAGTACTGAATCTTCATCACAAGTAGCTTGTACTGATGCAACTTATGCGAGTCAATTATCGTTAGAAAATCCGGCTGGTTTTTCAAGAGACGCTTTTGGTAGGCAAAGCATGTCAGAGAAAAGACACGCAACTTTAGACGCTAAAAACACCGATACTTATCAAAGAAGTAAGAAGATGCGGGAAGAAAGGGACAAAAATAAAGGACATGAAA CAAATTTAGTAAGAGTCGGATCCGTGGAATCTGTAATAAGCGTCAACAGATCACATGAACACCCCGAAT ACGCTGATAAATTGGGACAATTAGGCCCATCACTTGGAAtgaaaaaatcatcaagtttAGAATCGTTACAAACGATGGTTCAAGAAATTCAAATGAAAGAAGAAGGAGATCCAGCTTATAGCTTTAGAGGTCCTAATGGTGCTTTAAAAGTTCTTAGAGGTCGTGGATGTGAAGAAAGGTTCAGAGCCGCCGTTGCAGTTGATCCAAATCATCGTAGTGAAATAt CTGCGAAAAAACATTGGTTAGTTGATCCACCGGTTGAGGAACGTGAAATCGATGGATTTACTAACGTAAGAGGAGGTCCAAGACAATCTTCATTAAACGCTGCTCTCGACGCAAAACATAAAGCGGTGAAAAAGAAGCCTGGTATTCTGAAAGGAATTGGTTCGATGTTTCGTTTCGGAAAACATCGAAAAATGGAACCGGAAGTTCCCCAGCATTATCATCAAACCGGGGAATTTGAGGAGGCGCAAAAATCCACGGAGCAATTAAACGAATCTTCGAATTCCACACAACATTCGCAAGGGAGTGATAGTAAAAGTCAAAATGAGAGAGTTGAACGTGTTGAACCTTTATATCAAAAACATGGGTTTGTTCATCATCATGCAGAACAAGTACAg GTAATTCCTGAAGGTTCTGCCGTCCCATCTGGAAGATATAGCAACCAATCTACagatcaaaatcaaaatcgtTCGAAAGGACATCACCACcaccatcatcatcatcgtcAAGGATCGAGACATGGTTACTATTCTTCAGATGAAAGGGAGAATCACTACGAGCAGGTATACCGAAGA AGAAATGAACCCAATTTCAACGAATATGGCAGACCAGGAAGTAGATCAGGAATAACGGAATCCTCAGTACCTTTCACGCATTACGTTAATTACAATGAGCTACAAAGCAGGATAAG CCGAAAAGAACAGTTATCTGAAAGTCAAATTGTGCAGATGCGCCTTCAGGTGCAACAGCAGAGGTTAAAGGTGGAGGAAGAAAG tcGGAAACAACATCAATATCATTCGCAAAGACAACCAAGGGATAATCAACTAAGACCTATATCGAATTTTTACGAATACGAGAGTATTCAAACGGTGCTAAATTCTCGAACTAGGACAACGGCGGCTCCGAATCAAGCCGCTTATCATGCTCCACCTCCTTACCAGGACACGAATTCGAATAATTCATTGCCGCGACAGCAACCCGTGCAAGGTAGAAACGTAACGAGGCAGCAATATCAAAATAACCACCAACATCGGGGACCCTTTGTAACGCAAGTTACTATTGGGGAACATCAACAAAACGGAACTAAAGTATAA